In one Eschrichtius robustus isolate mEscRob2 chromosome 15, mEscRob2.pri, whole genome shotgun sequence genomic region, the following are encoded:
- the PDCL3 gene encoding phosducin-like protein 3 has product MQDPNADTEWNDILRKKGILPSKESLKDLEKQAEEEEQRVLQPSVVKTYEDMTLEELEDNEDEFNEEDERAVAMYRQQRLAEWKATQLKNKFGEVLEISGKDYVQEVTKAGEGLWVILHLYRQGIPLCALINQHFSGLARKFPDVKFIKAISTTCIPNYPDRNLPTIFVYLEGDIKAQFIGPLVFGGMNLTMDELEWKLSESGAIKTSLEENPRKPIADVLLSSVLCPVPARRGSDSEDD; this is encoded by the exons ATGCAG GACCCCAATGCAGACACCGAGTGGAATGACATCTTACGCAAAAAGGGCATCTTGCCCTCGAAGGAGAGTTTGAAGGATCTGGAGAAGCAGGCAGAAGAGGAGGAGCAGCGGGTCCTTCAGCCGTCCGTTG TGAAAACTTATGAGGACATGACTTTGGAAGAGCTGGAGGATAATGAAGACGAATTTAACGAGGAAGACGAACGTGCAGTTGCAATGTACAG GCAGCAAAGACTGGCCGAGTGGAAAGCAACCCAACTGAAGAATAAATTTGGAGAAGTTTTGGAAATCTCAGGAAAGGATTATGTTCAAGAAGTTACCAAAGCCGGTGAGGGCTTGTGGGTCATCTTGCACCTTTACAGACAAGG gATTCCCCTCTGTGCCCTGATAAATCAGCACTTTAGTGGACTTGCCAGGAAGTTTCCTGATGTCAAATTTATCAAAGCCATTTCAACCACCTGCATACCCAACTATCCTGATAGGAATCTGCCCACAATATTTGTGTACCTTGAAGGTGATATCAAGGCTCAATTTATTGGACCTCTGGTGTTTGGTGGCATGAACCTGACAATGGATG AGTTGGAGTGGAAATTGTCTGAGTCTGGAGCAATCAAGACAAGCCTGGAGGAAAACCCTAGGAAACCTATAGCAGATGTGCTGCTTTCGTCCGTGCTGTGCCCCGTCCCTGCCAGGAGGGGCAGTGATTCTGAGGATGACTAA